A genomic stretch from Desulfolutivibrio sulfodismutans DSM 3696 includes:
- a CDS encoding type II secretion system protein has product MRNNVRPRPRGFSLIEIIITLVVLGIAGAMLVTFMGPGITRSSDPLRALQNDASLQAVMENMIAAAPDVADLATLKTSIGAAGSDQTNAYGMNTIAYHVDRNSLCYLDTGSNTFTNTTDTSIGIYLCVTISLPGQSGSKISYLFTK; this is encoded by the coding sequence TTGCGCAATAATGTTCGCCCGCGCCCGCGCGGCTTCTCCCTCATCGAAATCATCATCACCCTGGTGGTGCTGGGCATCGCCGGGGCCATGCTGGTCACGTTCATGGGGCCGGGCATCACCCGCAGTTCCGATCCGCTGCGGGCGCTGCAAAATGACGCCAGTTTGCAGGCGGTGATGGAGAACATGATTGCTGCGGCGCCGGACGTGGCGGATTTGGCGACGCTCAAAACGAGCATCGGCGCTGCGGGGTCGGACCAGACCAATGCCTACGGCATGAATACCATTGCGTATCATGTTGATCGAAACTCGCTGTGTTATCTTGATACGGGTTCCAATACCTTCACAAACACCACGGATACCAGCATCGGCATTTATCTCTGCGTCACCATTTCCCTGCCCGGCCAATCCGGCTCCAAAATTTCCTACCTTTTTACGAAATGA
- a CDS encoding type II secretion system protein yields MMTIAAARRQRGFTLIEIIAALVLMGILAATVFNFMGQAVRGFFIARDALAITQKAQIAMNRMRIEFTYLASVSASSSTSITYTAEFPSGTETHTITTAAGQLTYDGVALVDGVGGCTFAYYDDPSAAADTSFDATNTKLIGITLTMQDSDGVTATFTTRVAPGKI; encoded by the coding sequence ATGATGACCATTGCCGCCGCCCGCCGCCAACGCGGCTTCACCCTCATTGAGATCATCGCCGCCCTGGTGCTTATGGGCATCCTGGCCGCGACGGTGTTCAATTTCATGGGGCAGGCCGTGCGGGGGTTTTTCATCGCCCGCGACGCCCTGGCGATCACCCAGAAGGCGCAGATCGCGATGAACCGGATGCGGATTGAGTTTACCTATCTGGCCAGCGTGAGCGCGTCGTCTTCGACATCGATCACGTATACCGCAGAATTTCCCAGCGGGACGGAGACGCATACCATCACCACCGCCGCCGGGCAGCTCACCTACGACGGCGTGGCCTTGGTCGACGGCGTGGGCGGATGCACTTTCGCCTACTATGATGACCCCTCAGCTGCGGCGGATACAAGTTTTGATGCAACCAACACCAAGCTGATCGGCATTACCCTGACCATGCAGGACAGCGACGGCGTCACGGCGACCTTCACCACCCGGGTGGCCCCTGGAAAAATCTAG
- a CDS encoding polymer-forming cytoskeletal protein, translating into MPRRTATTRFIATARIARRALRSSSRGGALLYVIASIVLLGVIGGGVAYFSSSSSTSQLAATRAEQAYYAALAGQAYVKQRHEAMRTSSASLDALLADLDAHSGIYTLADNRRFSLTTSKIDATHYSATVTGSYLDAAGGATENTVIDMGSRVYIPASSGGSTVPESARKTPVVANGATIDGGVSADTVTLNNESTVTGDVISTTWVVIGNKAAVGGDVCAGGNVTLNNESSVGGDINATGDVYIGANNAVVQGSVYAGGNVTIQNGAKVMGDVHAGGYVSIGSNNGSVYGSVYAAGDVTLGNAARVYANVHSGGNINVLWGGTIDGNAVAAGTVSVNAWGGKVSGSITQNASSPPRIKPTAPTACDVVDAPPLQVYLAGTTNISVSYGNAKDIAPGSYGKLVASGNNTITLHAGTYSFSSMNFSWDCDWRLDVSGGDITIFVVGDVAFGGEVTVLVSSDGTNYTNMWSVDPNLAARVYLETHGNFTAGQSGRWFGTILAKNNIAFNGSQTPEDKPTVIGLLATVDGVVTLSNKFSNIRIVSNFAQANW; encoded by the coding sequence ATGCCCCGCCGCACCGCAACCACCCGATTCATAGCGACAGCGCGTATCGCGCGTCGCGCCCTCCGCAGTTCCTCACGCGGCGGCGCGCTGCTCTACGTCATCGCCTCCATCGTGCTTCTTGGCGTGATCGGCGGCGGCGTGGCCTACTTTTCCTCGTCATCAAGCACCTCGCAACTGGCCGCCACCCGGGCCGAGCAGGCCTATTATGCGGCGCTGGCGGGGCAGGCGTATGTGAAGCAGCGGCATGAGGCGATGCGGACGAGCTCCGCCAGCCTGGACGCCCTCCTTGCCGACCTGGATGCGCATTCCGGCATCTATACGCTCGCCGACAATCGCCGGTTCTCGCTGACGACAAGTAAGATTGACGCCACACACTATTCCGCGACCGTGACCGGCAGCTATCTGGATGCTGCGGGAGGGGCCACGGAAAATACCGTCATCGACATGGGTTCCAGGGTATATATACCCGCGAGCAGCGGCGGGAGCACCGTTCCGGAATCGGCCCGAAAAACCCCGGTGGTGGCCAACGGGGCGACGATTGACGGCGGCGTCTCGGCCGACACCGTGACCCTGAACAACGAATCGACCGTCACCGGCGATGTCATTTCCACCACCTGGGTCGTCATCGGCAACAAGGCCGCCGTTGGCGGGGACGTCTGCGCCGGGGGGAACGTGACCCTGAACAACGAGTCGTCCGTGGGCGGCGACATCAACGCCACGGGCGATGTGTATATCGGCGCGAACAACGCCGTGGTGCAGGGCAGCGTCTATGCCGGCGGCAACGTGACCATCCAGAACGGGGCCAAGGTCATGGGCGACGTCCATGCCGGAGGCTACGTTTCCATCGGCTCCAACAACGGGTCGGTCTATGGCAGCGTCTATGCCGCAGGCGACGTGACCCTCGGAAACGCGGCCCGGGTCTATGCCAACGTGCATTCCGGCGGAAACATCAATGTCCTGTGGGGCGGAACCATCGACGGCAACGCCGTGGCGGCGGGGACCGTCTCGGTGAACGCCTGGGGCGGCAAGGTGTCCGGGTCCATCACCCAAAACGCCTCCTCGCCTCCGCGCATCAAGCCCACCGCGCCTACGGCCTGCGACGTGGTGGACGCGCCGCCGCTGCAAGTCTATTTAGCCGGTACAACGAACATCTCCGTGAGTTACGGAAACGCCAAGGACATCGCCCCGGGCTCCTATGGCAAGCTTGTCGCTTCCGGTAACAACACCATTACGCTTCATGCCGGTACCTACTCTTTCAGTTCCATGAATTTTTCCTGGGATTGCGACTGGCGGCTCGATGTGTCCGGAGGCGATATCACCATCTTCGTGGTGGGCGATGTGGCGTTTGGCGGCGAGGTGACGGTCTTGGTTTCCTCCGATGGCACGAACTATACTAACATGTGGAGCGTGGACCCGAATCTGGCGGCCCGGGTCTATTTGGAAACACACGGGAATTTTACGGCGGGACAAAGCGGCCGTTGGTTCGGCACCATACTGGCGAAGAACAATATCGCCTTCAACGGCAGTCAGACGCCCGAGGACAAGCCTACGGTGATCGGACTTCTGGCGACGGTTGACGGGGTGGTGACTTTAAGCAATAAATTTTCTAATATTCGTATCGTCTCAAATTTCGCCCAGGCGAACTGGTAG
- a CDS encoding lytic transglycosylase domain-containing protein has protein sequence MRRTLAAMCLALFASLPASAPGGEVIYKYDAPGGVIHLSNRRLSKDYRPYFYMRVPRAVDQDKLMAVIRYYGRRYKIDPELVRAMVEVESGFVIEAVSPKGAQGLMQIMPGTGKDLGLTEPFEPGPNIEAGVRYMRDMLDRFGGDASLALAAYNAGPGRVSRTTGVPDIPETKDYVAKVMGRYGARSGMR, from the coding sequence ATGCGCCGAACCCTTGCCGCCATGTGTCTGGCCCTTTTCGCCTCCCTGCCCGCAAGCGCCCCCGGCGGCGAGGTCATCTACAAATACGACGCCCCGGGCGGCGTCATCCATCTTTCCAACCGGCGCCTGAGCAAGGACTACCGGCCCTATTTCTACATGCGCGTGCCGCGCGCCGTGGACCAAGACAAGCTCATGGCCGTGATCCGCTACTACGGCCGCCGCTATAAGATCGATCCGGAGCTGGTGCGGGCCATGGTGGAGGTGGAGTCGGGTTTCGTGATCGAGGCCGTCTCGCCCAAGGGTGCCCAGGGGCTGATGCAGATCATGCCCGGCACGGGCAAGGATCTGGGGCTGACGGAACCCTTCGAGCCCGGGCCGAACATCGAGGCCGGGGTGCGGTATATGCGCGACATGCTGGATCGCTTCGGCGGCGACGCCTCCCTGGCCCTGGCGGCCTACAACGCCGGGCCGGGCCGGGTGTCGCGCACGACCGGCGTGCCGGACATCCCCGAAACCAAGGATTACGTGGCCAAGGTCATGGGCCGCTACGGGGCGCGCTCGGGCATGCGGTAA
- a CDS encoding HigA family addiction module antitoxin produces the protein MTRILIHPGEHLADELQALGMSANALAKELGVPTNRITQIIAGRRGITGDTALRLGRWFGTGPDIWMNLQKNYELKRAAQEIGRALEDIPRHDMAAQAPTLAAR, from the coding sequence ATGACGCGAATTCTCATACATCCTGGCGAGCACCTGGCTGACGAGTTGCAGGCCCTTGGCATGAGCGCCAACGCATTGGCCAAGGAACTTGGCGTGCCCACCAACCGCATCACCCAGATCATAGCGGGCCGACGCGGGATCACGGGGGATACCGCCTTGCGGCTGGGGAGGTGGTTCGGAACGGGACCGGACATCTGGATGAATCTGCAAAAAAATTATGAGCTCAAACGGGCGGCCCAGGAGATTGGACGGGCCTTGGAGGATATCCCCCGGCACGACATGGCGGCGCAAGCGCCAACCCTCGCCGCCCGGTGA
- a CDS encoding response regulator, with the protein MDALTDFRGLDFLEQITLLRDIEAKADVTAIPGLCDLIAAPLGDQSVDLAVINVLQALFAHDETQTVAGLASPSPAVRRLCLRTVGRNEFAAALPVLLDMAARACTSEDLQETLSALSRLRHTASLALFRKHLDHPDPLISALCAETLGALADAESLSRLAALVDAAEIISGDNCPVTVFKAVGAVAAIGGELALSYLVTKIHHKNPTARRAIHEAIIATGPAAVPRVARLLGEGDLDEKILSANILGFIGHKSGAEALVTAQDLEEFTHPNLRFAVYEALGRAPSLKGLVFLLDGLAETDPMLLLAVITALEANANPGVARKLMEAMQADPAKAGLVARAMADAAAVRLFAALVSEPALAELVVAEAETSCDPETMAAFVQVLEGAQTPQATALAHRLRTASAVASPPEETGQRRILAVDDSKAMLAFYRSALPGLGFAATTAENGQAAWDILETSDPFDCIVADMNMPVMDGIELTRLVRGDMAHADTPILMATTESTGEQVDLALRAGVTGFLKKPFTTEALSAELSRLLS; encoded by the coding sequence ATGGATGCCCTGACGGATTTCCGGGGATTGGACTTTCTCGAACAGATCACCCTGCTTCGCGACATCGAGGCCAAGGCGGACGTTACGGCCATTCCGGGGCTGTGCGACCTGATCGCCGCGCCCCTTGGCGACCAGTCCGTGGATCTGGCGGTCATCAACGTCCTGCAGGCCCTTTTCGCCCACGACGAGACCCAGACCGTGGCCGGACTGGCCTCTCCGTCCCCGGCCGTGCGCCGCCTGTGCCTGCGCACCGTGGGCCGCAACGAGTTTGCCGCCGCCCTGCCAGTGCTCCTGGACATGGCCGCCAGGGCCTGCACGTCCGAGGATCTGCAGGAGACGTTAAGCGCCCTGTCCCGTCTGCGCCACACCGCCAGCCTGGCCCTTTTCCGGAAGCACCTGGACCATCCCGACCCCCTGATCAGCGCCCTGTGCGCCGAGACCCTCGGGGCCCTGGCCGACGCCGAATCCCTGTCGCGCCTGGCGGCCCTGGTGGACGCGGCGGAGATCATCTCCGGCGACAACTGCCCGGTCACGGTGTTCAAGGCCGTGGGGGCCGTGGCGGCCATCGGCGGCGAGTTGGCCCTGTCCTATCTGGTCACCAAGATTCACCACAAAAATCCCACGGCCCGCCGGGCCATCCACGAGGCCATCATCGCCACCGGCCCGGCCGCCGTCCCCCGGGTGGCCAGGCTGCTTGGCGAGGGCGATCTGGACGAAAAGATCCTGTCGGCCAACATCCTGGGATTTATCGGCCACAAGTCCGGGGCCGAGGCCCTGGTCACGGCCCAGGATCTGGAGGAATTCACCCACCCCAACCTGCGCTTCGCGGTCTACGAGGCCCTGGGCCGGGCCCCATCCCTCAAGGGGCTGGTCTTTTTGCTCGACGGCCTGGCCGAGACCGATCCCATGCTGCTTCTGGCCGTGATCACGGCCCTTGAGGCTAACGCCAACCCCGGGGTGGCCAGAAAGCTCATGGAGGCCATGCAGGCCGATCCGGCCAAGGCCGGACTCGTGGCCCGGGCCATGGCCGACGCCGCCGCCGTGCGGCTTTTCGCCGCCCTCGTGTCCGAACCGGCCCTGGCCGAACTGGTGGTCGCCGAGGCCGAAACGAGTTGCGATCCGGAGACCATGGCGGCCTTCGTCCAGGTCTTGGAGGGCGCGCAAACGCCCCAGGCCACGGCCCTGGCGCACCGACTGCGCACAGCCAGCGCCGTGGCTTCCCCCCCGGAAGAGACGGGGCAGCGCCGCATCCTGGCCGTGGACGACTCCAAGGCCATGCTGGCCTTCTACCGCTCCGCCCTGCCCGGCCTGGGGTTCGCCGCGACCACGGCGGAAAACGGCCAGGCCGCCTGGGATATCCTGGAAACCTCGGATCCCTTCGACTGCATCGTGGCCGACATGAACATGCCGGTCATGGACGGCATCGAGTTGACCCGGCTGGTGCGCGGGGACATGGCCCATGCCGACACGCCCATCCTCATGGCCACCACGGAATCCACCGGCGAACAGGTGGATCTGGCGCTTCGGGCCGGGGTCACGGGATTTCTCAAAAAACCCTTCACAACCGAGGCCCTTTCGGCGGAGCTTTCCCGGCTGCTATCATAA
- a CDS encoding lytic murein transglycosylase has product MTSGAGLHRWAAMAAVAVLAACALAVASAQALATQTTQTAPAAPVAPVAPVSFEPLIRRLVESGRPEAAVRALFARPEMAFDPEPMSTKLTELYMSKYGLKLVTDIQTRLAELGYHPWPTDGRLKRLTKWSIRAWQRECGLPERAVATTELLAALRASTAKAPAGLEFPPIEAPSVYESALTPERLAEAREFLAANRAMLSRVRARYGLPEEVAVGVSAVETRCGRYLGDKPAVASLAGMALARDYSLVSQAFAYERPAPDRTAWLAQTARDRGDWAYRELVALLDYAARLGRDPLSMPGSVYGAIGVSQFMPTSALTLARDGDGDGVADLFNEADALESMGNYLNKAGVGGQTSEAALREALFRYNRSRTYVNTIMAVAAHLRETAGSGAPGQ; this is encoded by the coding sequence TTGACTTCCGGCGCGGGCCTGCACCGCTGGGCAGCGATGGCGGCCGTGGCCGTCCTGGCGGCGTGCGCCCTGGCGGTTGCGTCAGCCCAGGCCCTGGCGACCCAGACGACCCAGACGGCCCCGGCCGCCCCAGTCGCCCCAGTCGCTCCGGTCAGCTTCGAGCCGCTCATCCGGCGGCTGGTGGAGTCCGGCCGTCCCGAGGCCGCTGTGCGCGCCCTGTTTGCGCGTCCTGAAATGGCGTTTGATCCCGAGCCCATGAGCACCAAGCTTACCGAACTGTACATGTCGAAATACGGCCTGAAGCTGGTGACCGACATCCAGACGCGGCTGGCGGAACTGGGTTACCATCCCTGGCCGACGGACGGCCGACTCAAGCGGCTCACCAAGTGGTCCATCCGGGCCTGGCAGCGGGAGTGCGGCCTGCCGGAACGGGCCGTGGCCACCACAGAGCTTTTGGCCGCGCTGCGGGCCTCTACAGCCAAGGCCCCGGCCGGGCTGGAATTCCCGCCGATCGAGGCCCCGAGCGTCTACGAGAGCGCCCTGACCCCGGAGCGTCTGGCCGAGGCCCGGGAGTTTTTGGCCGCCAACCGGGCCATGTTGTCCCGGGTGCGGGCGCGTTACGGCCTGCCCGAGGAGGTGGCTGTGGGGGTGAGCGCCGTGGAGACCCGGTGCGGCCGCTATCTGGGCGACAAACCGGCCGTGGCCTCCCTGGCGGGCATGGCCCTGGCCCGGGACTATTCCCTGGTGTCCCAGGCGTTTGCCTATGAGCGCCCCGCTCCCGACCGGACAGCCTGGCTGGCCCAGACGGCGCGCGACCGGGGGGATTGGGCTTACCGGGAACTGGTGGCCCTTTTGGACTATGCCGCCCGCCTGGGCCGCGATCCCCTGAGCATGCCCGGCTCGGTCTACGGGGCCATCGGCGTCAGCCAGTTCATGCCCACAAGCGCCCTGACCCTGGCCCGGGACGGCGACGGGGACGGCGTGGCGGATCTTTTCAACGAGGCCGACGCCCTGGAGAGCATGGGCAACTACCTGAATAAAGCCGGAGTGGGAGGCCAGACCTCCGAGGCGGCCCTTCGCGAGGCCCTTTTTCGCTACAACCGCAGCCGGACCTATGTGAACACCATCATGGCCGTGGCTGCGCACCTGCGCGAAACCGCCGGATCGGGCGCTCCCGGGCAATGA